The Bos mutus isolate GX-2022 chromosome 7, NWIPB_WYAK_1.1, whole genome shotgun sequence genome window below encodes:
- the LOC106701059 gene encoding protocadherin gamma-A10, translating to MAAQRNRSYLSALVQLCLLLCMSWETEARQIRYSVPEELEKGSFVGNISKDLGLEPRELAERGVRIVSRGRTQLFALNPRSGSLVTAGRIDREELCAQSARCLVSFNILVEDRVKLFGVEIEVTDINDNAPKFQAENLDVKINENVAPGMRFPLPEAVDPDVGVNSLQSYQLSSNKHFSLAVQSRVSGVKSPELVLEHALDREEEAMHRLVLTAVDGGDPLRSGTVHISVTVFDANDNAPVFSLPEYRVSVSENLPVGSRLLTVTATDRDEGANGEVTYSFRKLPDTQLLKFQLNKNTGEIKLSENLDYEETGFYEIEIQAEDGGAYLATAKVLITIEDVNDNSPEVTITSLFSPLMEDSPLGTVIALLNVHDLDSGQNGQVTCSILGNLPFKLEKSIDSYYRLVTHKVLDREQVSSYNITLKATDGGSPPLSTETHFILQVADINDNPPTFSHISYFTYIPENNPRGASIFSVTALDPDSKENAQVIYSLAEDTIQGAPLSSYVSINSDTGVLYALRSFDYEQFRNLKIQVTATDSGDPPLSSNVSLSIFVLDQNDNAPEILYPALPTDGSTGVELAPRSAEPGYLVTKVVAVDRDSGQNAWLSYRLLKASEPGLFSVGLHTGEVRTARALLDRDALKQSLVVVVQDHGQPPLSATVTLTVAVADSIPDVLADLGSLEVPPASDASDLTLYLVVAVAAVSCVFLAFVIVLVALKLRGWHTSRLLQASGGGLGVPASHFVGVDGVRTFLQTYSHEVSLTADSRRSHVIFPQPNYADTLISQESCEKKDPLSLLDDSKFPVEDTPLVPVSSIFAPFLTFKNYDQFYS from the coding sequence ATGGCCGCTCAAAGGAATCGCTCCTACCTCAGCGCGCTGGTCCAgctctgccttctcctctgtaTGTCGTGGGAGACCGAAGCTCGGCAGATCCGCTACTCGGTTCCCGAGGAGTTAGAGAAAGGCTCTTTTGTGGGCAACATCTCCAAAGACTTGGGACTGGAGCCCCGGGAGCTAGCGGAGCGAGGAGTCCGCATCGTCTCCAGAGGTAGGACGCAGCTTTTTGCTCTGAACCCGCGAAGCGGCAGCTTGGTCACCGCAGGCAGGATAGACCGGGAGGAGCTCTGCGCTCAGAGCGCGCGGTGTCTGGTGAGTTTTAACATTCTTGTGGAAGATAGGGTGAAACTTTTCGGAGTAGAAATAGAAGTAACTGATATCAATGATAATGCACCAAAATTTCAAGCAGAAAATCTAGatgtaaaaattaatgaaaacgtCGCTCCAGGAATGCGTTTTCCTCTCCCGGAAGCTGTTGATCCAGATGTGGGCGTGAACTCCCTACAGAGCTACCAGCTCAGCTCCAATAAGCACTTCTCTCTGGCAGTTCAAAGCCGTGTCAGTGGCGTTAAGTCCCCGGAGCTGGTGCTGGAGCACGCCCTGGATCGCGAGGAAGAGGCAATGCACCGTCTGGTTCTCACTGCCGTCGACGGGGGAGACCCTCTCCGGTCTGGCACTGTCCACATCAGTGTGACTGTTTTCGATGCAAATGACAATGCACCCGTTTTCAGTTTGCCTGAATACCGAGTGAGTGTTTCGGAGAACTTGCCTGTGGGCTCACGGCTGTTGACAGTAACCGCCACCGACAGGGATGAAGGTGCCAATGGAGAAGTGACATATTCATTCCGAAAATTACCTGACACACAATTGTTGAAATTCCAACTAAACAAAAATACTGGGGAAATAAAGCTATCAGAAAATCTAGATTACGAAGAGACCGGtttctatgaaatagaaatacaAGCTGAAGATGGAGGGGCATATCTTGCAACTGCTAAAGTATTGATTACAATAGAAGATGTAAATGACAACAGTCCAGAGGTAACCATCACATCTCTGTTTAGTCCCCTGATGGAAGATTCACCTTTGGGGACTGTTATAGCTCTTTTAAATGTGCATGATCTGGACTCTGGGCAGAATGGACAGGTCACCTGTTCCATATTGGGGAATCTaccatttaaattagaaaaatcgATTGATAGTTATTATAGATTGGTGACACACAAAGTTCTTGACAGGGAACAGGTATCCTCTTACAATATCACATTAAAAGCCACAGATGGAGGAAGTCCACCCCTATCAACAGAAACTCACTTCATCCTTCAAGTGGCAGATATCAATGACAACCCACCTACCTTCTCTCACATCTCCTACTTTACCTATATCCCAGAGAACAACCCCAGAGGGGCCTCCATCTTCTCAGTGACTGCACTGGACCCAGACAGCAAAGAAAATGCCCAGGTTATTTACTCCCTGGCTGAAGACACTATCCAGGGGGCACCACTATCCTCCTATGTCTCCATCAATTCTGACACAGGAGTCCTATATGCACTGCGATCCTTCGACTATGAGCAGTTCCGTAATCTGAAGATTCAAGTGACAGCCACTGACAGTGGGGACCCACCACTCAGCAGCAACGTATCACTGAGCATATTCGTGCTGGACCAGAATGACAACGCGCCAGAAATCCTGTATCCTGCCCTCCCTACCGATGGCTCCACAGGCGTGGAACTGGCACCCCGCTCTGCAGAGCCAGGATACCTGGTTACCAAGGTGGTGGCAGTGGACAGAGACTCAGGCCAGAATGCCTGGCTGTCCTACCGCCTGCTCAAGGCCAGCGAGCCAGGACTCTTCTCTGTGGGGCTGCACACGGGCGAGGTGCGCACAGCGCGGGCCCTGCTGGACAGAGATGCGCTCAAGCAGAGCCTGGTGGTGGTGGTCCAGGACCACGGGCAGCCCCCTCTCTCGGCCACCGTCACGCTCACAGTGGCTGTGGCCGATAGCATCCCAGATGTTCTTGCTGATCTGGGCAGCTTGGAGGTCCCGCCGGCCTCTGATGCTTCAGACCTCACCCTGTATCTGGTGGTGGCGGTGGCCGCGGTCTCCTGCGTCTTCCTCGCCTTTGTCATTGTACTGGTGGCGCTCAAGCTGAGAGGCTGGCACACGTCGCGTCTGCTCCAGGCTTCCGGAGGCGGATTGGGTGTACCAGCCTCGCACTTTGTGGGTGTGGACGGGGTACGGACTTTCCTGCAGACCTATTCCCACGAGGTCTCTCTCACCGCGGACTCGCGGAGGAGTCATGTGATCTTTCCGCAACCCAACTACGCGGACACACTCATCAGCCAGGAGAGCTGTGAGAAAAAAGATCCTCTGTCTTTGTTAGATGATTCGAAGTTTCCTGTAGAAGATACCCCTTTGGTGCCAGTGAGTTCTATCTTTGCTCCTTTTCTCACCTTTAAGAATTATGATCAGTTTTACTCCTAG